One genomic window of Actinoplanes lobatus includes the following:
- a CDS encoding DUF1996 domain-containing protein: MKRRQTWSPALKSRPARIAMAAVVLAATGALTATFVSSGGKGTADAATSLAQFVPIQNVRPNVRDPRPTAAASTGRFTVNCGTNGNGKFSPDNPVAQPGIKNGAEHVHDFVGNLAITADSSNADLEASGTTCRNGDKSSYFWPVVRIDKSVRSGNQVQQALSQTQPAVVCPSVRDRLPAVPARTRARVDRLLTELDRLTADANERMTASRGRIDPAVNKQVLDSLRTRRAALIKDISATVGNAVGNRPGMVSLVDCDISYDGMHAAMHGTAHAASTKAGQVANPQVQCPTVRDKLPGVPDQALAEVNRNLDELDRQISEANERLVTTRGQGGAAFVDNAVLGPLRAKRIAVLDRIATAIGRQATRPQGLEVLAACTLNQAPAAPSAPATPSGAPTSAAALPEPQGPDFELPGNTGGIVRPAKVLIEYRGNPVSEVVPMPKFLRTLTGDAKPTSRGPANARATWTCSGFTDRLSDKYPICPAGRQVQRVQDFPGCWDGKNIDSDNHRKHVAFADKTTGACPQGFRAIPQLRITISYNIPRSVQVKGQYALDSFPEENHNPFSDHNDFINVNSTRAMQGITTCINTGKRCS; the protein is encoded by the coding sequence ATGAAACGCAGACAGACCTGGTCCCCGGCCCTGAAGTCACGGCCCGCCAGGATCGCCATGGCCGCAGTGGTGCTGGCGGCCACCGGCGCCCTCACCGCCACCTTCGTCTCCAGCGGCGGCAAGGGCACCGCGGACGCCGCCACCAGCCTGGCGCAGTTCGTGCCGATCCAGAACGTACGGCCCAACGTGCGCGACCCTCGGCCCACCGCGGCCGCCTCGACAGGCCGGTTCACGGTGAACTGCGGCACGAACGGCAACGGCAAGTTCAGCCCGGACAACCCGGTGGCCCAGCCCGGCATCAAGAACGGCGCCGAACATGTCCACGACTTCGTCGGCAACCTGGCGATCACCGCGGACTCCTCGAATGCCGACCTCGAGGCGTCCGGCACCACCTGCCGCAACGGCGACAAATCGTCGTACTTCTGGCCTGTCGTACGCATCGACAAGTCCGTCCGCAGCGGTAACCAGGTCCAGCAGGCCCTCTCCCAGACTCAGCCGGCGGTCGTGTGCCCCTCGGTCCGGGACCGGCTGCCCGCCGTCCCCGCTCGAACCCGCGCCCGCGTCGACCGCCTCCTGACCGAACTGGACCGCCTGACAGCCGACGCCAACGAACGGATGACCGCCAGCCGCGGACGCATCGACCCCGCCGTCAACAAGCAGGTCCTCGACTCGCTACGCACCCGTCGCGCGGCTCTGATCAAGGACATCAGCGCCACCGTCGGCAACGCCGTCGGCAACCGGCCGGGCATGGTCTCGCTGGTCGACTGTGACATCAGCTATGACGGCATGCACGCCGCGATGCACGGGACCGCCCACGCCGCGAGCACCAAAGCCGGCCAGGTCGCCAACCCGCAGGTCCAGTGCCCCACCGTCCGCGACAAACTGCCCGGCGTACCCGACCAGGCCCTCGCCGAAGTCAACCGCAACCTCGACGAACTCGACCGGCAGATCTCCGAGGCCAACGAACGCCTCGTCACCACGCGCGGTCAGGGCGGCGCCGCCTTCGTCGACAACGCCGTCCTCGGGCCGCTGCGTGCCAAACGAATCGCCGTACTCGACCGGATCGCCACCGCCATCGGCCGGCAGGCGACCCGCCCGCAGGGCCTCGAGGTACTCGCCGCCTGCACACTGAACCAGGCCCCCGCCGCCCCCAGCGCTCCGGCCACACCCAGTGGCGCACCCACCAGCGCCGCCGCACTGCCCGAGCCGCAAGGACCCGACTTCGAACTACCCGGCAACACCGGCGGCATCGTCCGCCCCGCGAAAGTGCTCATCGAATACCGCGGCAACCCGGTCAGCGAGGTCGTGCCGATGCCCAAGTTCCTCCGGACCCTCACCGGCGACGCCAAACCCACCAGCCGCGGACCGGCCAACGCCCGCGCCACCTGGACCTGCTCCGGATTCACCGACCGGCTCTCCGACAAATATCCGATCTGCCCCGCCGGCCGGCAGGTCCAGCGCGTCCAGGACTTCCCCGGCTGCTGGGACGGCAAGAACATCGACAGCGACAACCACCGCAAACACGTCGCGTTCGCGGACAAGACCACCGGCGCTTGCCCGCAAGGCTTCCGCGCCATCCCGCAACTACGGATCACCATCTCCTACAACATCCCCCGTAGCGTCCAGGTCAAGGGCCAATACGCCCTCGACTCCTTCCCCGAGGAGAACCACAACCCCTTCTCCGACCACAACGACTTCATCAACGTCAACTCCACCCGCGCCATGCAAGGCATCACCACCTGCATAAACACCGGCAAACGGTGTTCATGA